From one Trifolium pratense cultivar HEN17-A07 linkage group LG1, ARS_RC_1.1, whole genome shotgun sequence genomic stretch:
- the LOC123904040 gene encoding monodehydroascorbate reductase — MAEHSFKYIIVGGGVSAGYAAKEFVNQGVKPGELAIISKEAVAPYERPALSKAYLFPESPARLPGFHTCVGSGGERLLPEWYNEKGVQLHLSTEIVKADLAAKSLTSAKGETFTYQTLVIATGSTVIRLTDFGVEGADAKNIFYLREVDDADKLYEAIKAKKNGKAVVVGGGYIGLELSAVLRLNNIDVTMVYPEPWCMPRLFTAEIAAFYEGYYANKGVNIIKGTVATGFTSNSDGEVKEVKLKDGRVLEADIVVVGVGGRPQISLFKGQVEEEKGGIKTDSFFKTNVSDVYAVGDVATFPLKLYNEDRRVEHVDHARKSAEQAAKAIIAAEAGKTVEEYDYLPYFYSRSFDLSWQFYGDNVGETVLFGDNNPASPKPNFGTYWIKDGKVIGAFLEGGSPDDNKAIAKVARVKPAVEDVNQLAKEGISFASKI; from the exons ATGGCGGAACACTCATTCAAGTACATCATCGTTGGAGGAGGAGTCTCAGCT GGTTATGCAGCAAAGGAGTTTGTGAACCAAGGAGTTAAGCCTGGGGAGCTTGCAATCATTTCCAAAGAAGCA GTTGCACCTTATGAACGTCCTGCTCTTAGCAAGGCTTACCTTTTTCCAGAGT CTCCTGCCAGACTTCCTGGATTCCATACCTGTGTTGGGAGTGGAGGAGAAAGATTACTTCCTGAGTGGTACAATGAGAAAG GAGTACAGTTGCATCTCAGTACAGAAATTGTAAAAGCAGACCTTGCTGCAAAATCCCTGACAAGTGCTAAAGGAGAAACATTCACTTACCAGACTTTGGTTATTGCAACTGGCTCAACT GTTATAAGGTTGACGGATTTCGGTGTAGAAGGAGCTGAtgccaaaaacatattttatttaaggGAGGTTGATGATGCTGACAAACTGTATGAGGCAATCAAAGCAAAGAAGAATGGGAAAGCTGTGGTTGTTGGGGGAGGGTACATTGGTCTGGAGTTGAGTGCAGTTTTGAGACTCAACAATATTGATGTTACCATGGTCTACCCAGAACCTTGGTGTA TGCCAAGACTTTTTACTGCTGAAATAGCTGCATTCTATGAAGGATATTATGCAAATAAGGGGGTCAATATCATTAAAGGAACTGTTGCTACTGGATTCACTAGTAACTCCGATGGAGAG GTAAAAGAAGTCAAACTAAAGGATGGTAGGGTACTGGAAGCAgatattgttgttgttggtgttggAGGAAGGCCTCAAATATCCTTATTCAAAGGGCAGGTTGAAGAGGAGAAGGGTGGAATCAAG ACTGATTCCTTCTTCAAAACAAATGTTTCCGATGTATATGCTGTTGGTGATGTTGCCACATTCCCTTTGAAATTGTACAACGAGGATAGAAGAGTTGAACATGTTGACCATGCTCGCAAATCAGCTGAGCAGGCTGCAAAG GCCATCATTGCAGCAGAGGCAGGAAAAACAGTTGAAGAGTATGATTACCTTCCATACTTCTATTCCCGTTCATTTGACCTGTCTTGGCAATTCTATGGCGACAATGTTGGTGAAACAGTGCTATTTGGAGACAACAATCCTGCATCACCAAAGCCTAATTTTGGGACATACTGGATTAAAGACGGGAAAGTTATTGGGGCCTTTTTGGAAGGCGGAAGTCCCGATGACAACAAAGCTATTGCCAAAGTTGCTAGAGTCAAACCTGCGGTAGAGGATGTGAATCAACTTGCAAAGGAAGGCATTTCTTTTGCCAGTAAAATTTAA
- the LOC123895611 gene encoding uncharacterized protein LOC123895611 — MNVIFSYQDVEDLITTGYEPLAENATAAQQTTFREVKNKDNKALFLIHQCVDSSNFEKIVGAKTAKAAWDILSNAHGGGDKVKKRLKERKEKKDNKVNQEQALYAKNGGQWNKNGKGKNKWNKNKGKAEFINDHNGDQDQSESSKKDSFFKGKNGGKKSDKSKIQCYSCEKWGHCASECRSKGNKKQDNEAHHARHDESDFDGFLLMVTTNSKSDNSKLWYLDTGCSNHMTGHRDWLLEFDDNFKSKVKFADDSAISVEGKGKVMVQRKNGNHTFVTDVLFVPTMKHNMLSLGQLLEKGFNYSTKDHCIEVFDPQNKLIIKAPLSKNRTFKVNFQASEVQCFSSLITKDEKWL; from the exons ATGAATGTAATCTTCAGCTATCAAGATGTTGAAGATCTCATCACCACTGGTTATGAACCTCTTGCAGAAAATGCAACAGCAGCGCAACAAACAACTTTCAGAGAAGTGAAGAACAAGGACAATAAAGCATTGTTCTTGATCCATCAATGTGTGGACTCATCGAATTTTGAGAAGATTGTTGGAGCAAAAACTGCAAAGGCAGCTTGGGATATTCTCAGTAATGCTCATGGTGGAGGAGATAAAGTCAAGAAG AGGTTGAAAGAAAGGAAAGAGAAGAAAGACAACAAAGTCAATCAAGAACAGGCCTTGTATGCAAAGAATGGAGGTCAATGGAATAAGAATGGAAAGGGAAAGAATAAATGGAATAAGAATAAGGGAAAGGCTGAGTTCATTAATGATCACAATGGTGACCAAGATCAATCTGAATCTTCAAAGAAAGACAGTTTCTTCAAGGGCAAGAATGGTGGAAAGAAGAGTGACAAGAGCAAGATTCAATGCTACAGTTGTGAAAAGTGGGGTCACTGTGCTTCTGAGTGCAGAAGCAAGGGAAATAAGAAGCAAGATAATGAGGCACATCATGCAAGACATGATGAGTCAGATTTTGATGGTTTCCTTCTTATGGTGactacaaactctaaaagtGATAACTCCAAGCTATGGTATCTTGACACCGGATGTTCAAACCATATGACAGGGCATAGAGATTGGTTATTGGAATTTGATGATAATTTCAAAAGCAAAGTGAAGTTTGCAGATGACAGCGCTATCTCAGTAGAAGGCAAAGGCAAAGTGATGGTTCAAAGGAAGAATGGTAATCATACTTTTGTCACTGATGTGTTGTTTGTACCAACTATGAAGCATAACATGTTAAGTCTTGGACAATTGCTTGAGAAAGGGTTCAATTACTCCACAAAAGATCACTGCATTGAAGTTTTTGACCCTCAGAACAAGTTGATTATAAAAGCTCCACTGTCAAAGAATAGAACATTCAAAGTGAATTTTCAAGCATCTGAAGTTCAATGTTTTTCAAGTTTGATCACTAAAGATGAGAAATGGTTATAG